In Blastocatellia bacterium, the genomic stretch CAAAACACGCTGGCCCCGTTTCAGGTGAAACGCTACGAAGACGATCAGTTGGTGCAGGAGTATAACTTCACGGAAGTGACGTTTGGGGTTCAGATTGATAAATCGCTGTTTGAACAGGGCGGGGGCAGCACCACGAAAGGCTCCTGATGATCGCTACACTCTCAACGAGGTGCGTGGCGTTGCTTCTGCGCCGCGCGTGTGATTGTTACACGTCAATGTAGCGTGAGGACAACCGAAGAGCGCGCCGGCCCAATACCATTCGCACACACAAAATCGTAGACTGCCGCTTGGGACGTTCTGCTGCTGCTCTCCATGTCGTTTCATCAAACATGGCCTTCATCTGGACTATTGGTAAAACGCTCAGGCTGATCTTCAATGGAATTTTGCTTGCCCGCCTCTGCTTGAAGACGCCGGGATTCTTCCAAGATGGCGCTAAATAGGCGTCGGACAGTTTGCTCGTCGAGCCGGCCGCGGCTCCGCTCAACTGCTCGTTCAATGACTTGTTGCTCACGCTCGGGAGCCGCAATGTCCAGCTTCATTTGATGCTTGAGCTTGCCGATTTCAATCGAGCAGGCCGCTCGACGCGTCAGCAACTCAATCAGTTGTTCGTCAATCTCGTCAATTTGGCGTCGCCAATCTTCAATCGTCACGTCACTCACTGCTCTCACATATAGAAGAGACTCAATCGGGGCAGGCGATATTGCTCGCGCAATCGCTTGGCCACGTAATGATCCATCGTTTGGCGATAGATGTGCGGCTCCATGCGCTTTTTATACTCGCGCAGTTGTCGCTTCGCTTCTTTGCGCACGGCTTCCAATTCGTCCGGAGGGATGCACTGCAATAATGTTTCGTACAACATGGTCTCAAGACGACTCAACTCTTGTTCTATGGCTTCCAGATCAAGCGTCTGCGCAGACTTCATATCCTGTACCATGTCATCCAACCGTGTGTCTGCGCGCTGGACAGTCTGCTGGATAAGCTCCGTCGCGGAAGGTGAGTCAAATGAAGCGGCAAACTCTTGCAGCAACGGCCTTCGTCCCGCTACATACGCAAGAATTGTTTCTTTGGAAAACGGCGGCGGCGCTTGTGCAGGCTCTGGGCCGGAAGCTGACTCGGACGCTGCCCCCACGCGCGCGTGTTTGTACTCCTCAAAGCAGGAGAGAACCTCTTGCTGGCAATAGAGAATTGAATTGATCAACCTGCCAGAAGCCGCGCGGTGATTGGCTTCGTAAGCGTCAAATACGCGGTCAATCCCTCGCAAGACGATGTGCAACGGGATACCCATATCTTTCCAGCTTTCGATAATGGCCCAATCAAGTGAAGAAACCAGCAGGTGCTTCCCTCGTCGGCGGACAAAATGCTCCTCCACCTCGGTGAAATAGTTGAAGTAATTGACGACCAGCGTATCGCGTGGCGGTGTCTCTTCAATGGCGTCAAACGGGGCTACGTTCGCTTGATTGGCGCTGTCGGACATGGCGCTCATAGATTAGCCGCAATCCTTCCAGTGTCAAGTTGTCGTCAATGGTTTGAATATACTTGCAGGCGCGACCAATCAGGTGAGCCAATCCACCTGTGGCGATCACATGGGCGGGTCCTCCGAGCTCTTCTTGTAATCGCTCCAAAATTCCATCAACCAGCCCGATGTAACCGTAGTACAGACCCGATTGAATGCTGCTAATGGTGGAGGTGCCGATCACCGAATGAGGACGTCGAAGGTCTACACGCGGCAGCTTGGCAGCACGCAGAAACAAGGCTTCGGCTGAAATCGTGATGCCGGGCGTGATGACGCCGCCCAGGTACTCGCCTGCTTGCGAGATCACGTCGAACGTCGTCGCCGTTCCAAAATCAACCACGATACAGGGACTGCCATAGCGCGCCAGCGCAGCCACGGCATCAGCAATCCGGTCAGCGCCAACTTCCATCGGATTGTCGTAGCGCACAGGCATGCCCGTGGGCACAGACGCATCAACAAACAACGGATCGAGCTTGAAATAGGTAGCAGCCATCTTGCGCAGGGGGAAATCCAGCGGCGGTACGACCGACCCGATGACGATGCCGTCAATCTGCTGAAACTCTAGCCCGGCCAGCGTGAAGAGATTGCGACAAAGAATCCCCAACTCGTCAACTGTGCGTTCCCGATTAGTCGTCAACCGCCAACTGGTCACCAGTTCAGCCTCACGGTAGACTCCCAGCGCCATATTCGTATTGCCCACGTCAATGACTAACAACATAGCTGTTCGCCTCCTCTGGCAAAATAAACCCACCAAACATGCCAACCACGCGAAAGAATTTCTTCTTCATCCTTCGTGGCGTGCTGTTGCTCATGAACAATTTCTCTGGACAATTACACCACCAAACAAGGTGCGCCCGCCCGCAGACACGCCGGGCACTCATCCTGTGATTGGGTCGGTATCGGCGCTGGGTGCCTGTATTCATAGCGGGCGCTGCCCGCATCCCTTCCCCGCGCCGTGATTGAGTCGGTATCGGTGCTGTGTGCATGTATCCGCTCATTGGCCAGTGGACCTTCAGCACCACTTCAGGATGTCCTCACTTCGGGATGTCCTCCGGTGAGCTTTGCATTGTACTGAAAGTCGGCGCTCATCCGACAGTCCTTCAGCGACTCGATGATTTTCTTGGTAGCCCTGACGCAGGGGTCCTGCTGGGAAGTTTTGCGGCAGGTCAATTGACACGGCTGACCGACCCCTGCTAGATTTCATTCTCACTAATGAGTCAGATTTGTCAACAACGGCCATCGCCAAGACCGAACGTTATGACCACCTACTATTGGTGTCGTTATTGGTGTTGCGGGTATGACATGAGCTGTCGTTGCCCCAACACTCGTGCGCTGATAGTGGGCAAGGAAGCTGCTGATGAAACCTAGTTAGCGATACACACACGAACGACGTTGAACCCACTATCAGGCGCGCTGGTAGTGGGTTTTTATTTTGGTAAACACGATGATCGCTGAATTGACCGTCAGACAAACCATCGGGCTGTTAGATACAATCGGCAACACGCCATTGCTGAAGTTGTCGAACTTAGCTCCAGCGCGACATGGGGTTGAAATCTATGTCAAAGCAGAATGGTTCAATCCTGGCGGCTCGGTCAAAGATCGCGCGGCGCTCAACATGATTGTAGAAGGCGAACGCTCAGGCCGGCTGACGCCGGATAAAACGATCCTCGATGCGACATCCGGCAACACGGGCATCGCCTACGCCATGATCGGCGCCGCCAAAGGGTATCGCGTCAAACTCTGCATGCCGGAGAATGCCAGTCGTGAACGCCGCCGGACGCTTCAAGCCTATGGCGCCGAGCTGGTCTTGACCGATCCACTGGAAGGCTCTGATGGGGCGATCCGTGAAGCCAGGCGACTCTATGCGGAGAATCCCGAACAGTACTTCTATCCCGATCAGTACAACAACCCGGCTAACTGGCAAGCTCACTACCACACTACGGCGGTGGAAATTTACCGGCAGACCGGCGGGCGGATCACTCATTTTGTAGCTGGGTTGGGCACGAGTGGGACATTCGTCGGCACTGGTCGGCGACTCAAAGAATTGAGTCCCGGCATTCAGCTAATCTCAATTCAGCCTGACTCTTCGTTTCACGGGTTGGAAGGGCTCAAGCACATGGAGTCGGCCATTGTACCGGGCATCTATGATCCCACACTGGCCGACGTGGATATGCGAGTGAGCACGGAAGAATCGCTTGACATGGTCAGACGGCTGGCTCGCGAGGAGGGCTTGCTGGTCGGGTTATCATCCGGCGCAGCAGCCGTTGGCGCTATGCGAGTTGCTCAACAACTCGACCGTGGTCTCATTGTCGTCATCTTCCCAGACGGCGGTGATCGCTACTTGAGCGAACGCTTTTGGGATGAGTGAAGGCCTGTGAAAGCGGCCGGCAGATAGCGATGATCGTCATTGGTCGGATCAACACCATTGCTAAGGCAACATAAATGATCGGAGTGACACGATGCGCATCAAGCTGACGGATAAACACCGAACGGCCATCGCGCTACAAGCCGAGCGCACATATCCGCATGAGTGCTGCGGCCTGTTGCTAGGACGCGAGCTTCATGGCGCGAAAGTCGTGGAAGACCTCTGGCCATGCGACAATGCGTGGGTTGAATCGCCGCAGAATCGCTCGCTGATTCCCTCTGAGCAAGTGCTCCAGTGTGATCGTGAAGCCCGCGCGCGCGGACTGGAGATCATCGGGTTTTATCATTCTCATCCGAACGTGCCGGCGCGCCCTTCGGAGTTTGACCGCGAGCATGCGCTGCCTTGGTGGTCTTACATCATCATCTCAGTTCAAAACGGCAAGGTTGCCGAGCTCCGTTCATGGAGGCTGCGGGATGATCGCTCGCAATTCGATCAAGAAGAAATTTTCACATAAGGAGGCAAAACGATGTCAGTAAAAATCCTAATTCCCACACCGCTTCGCCCTTATACGGGCAACCAGCCAGATGTCTCTGTTGATGGGAACACGGTTGATGAAGCACTGGCACAACTCACATCACAGTTTCCTGAACTGAAGAAACATCTGTACAACGAATCGGGCCAGTTGCGCAGTTTTGTCAATCTCTATGTTGACGAAGAAGACATCCGCTATCTGGAAGGAGGCCACACGGCCATTCGTGACGGTCAGACCATCAGTATCGTTCCATCCGTTGCCGGAGGCAGCACAGCCGTGGCCGTGCCATCGCACGAAGTGGAATTGACTCACGAAGAAATCAAGCGCTATAGCCGGCATCTGATTATGCCGGAGGTTTCGCTAGAAGGACAAAAGAAGCTAAAGGCCGCCCGTGTGTTGCTAATCGGCGCAGGCGGGCTTGGCTCACCACTGGGGCTTTACCTGGCAGCAGCCGGCGTCGGCCACCTGGGATTGGTAGATTTTGATGTGGTTGACGAAAGCAATCTACAACGCCAGATCATTCATACGACGCCGGACGTTGGCCGCCCCAAACTGGATTCAGCTCGAGAGCGGCTCCGCGCCATCAACCCATACGTGCAGATTGAAACCTATCCCACTCGACTCACATCGGAGAACGCGCTCGACCTGTTTGCCCAATACGACATTATTGCAGACGGCACAGACAACTTTCCCACGCGCTACCTGGTGAACGATGCCTGTGTGTTGCTCGGCAAACCGAACGTGTACGGTAGTATTTTCCGGTTTGAAGGCCAAGCCTCTGTCTTTTACGCTACAGAAGGGCCGTGCTATCGCTGCCTCTATCCTGAACCGCCCCCGCCTGGCCTAGTGCCAAGCTGTGCCGAAGGCGGCGTGCTCGGCATTTTACCCGGCCTGGTCGGCCTGATTCAGGCCACAGAAACGATCAAGCTCATTCTTGGCAAAGGCGAGCCCTTGATTGGCCGACTGCTGTTAGTGGACGCCCTGGGCATGAAATTCCGTGAATTGAAGTTGCACAAGAATCCTGATTGCCCGGTCTGCGGCCTGCATCCAACAATCACCACACTGATTGATTACGAGCAGTTCTGCGGTATGCAACCTGAAGCTGAGGCCGTCGAAGATGAGGCATGGGAAATCACACCAGTCGAGCTGAAACGCCGATTGGATCGTGGCGAACCTCTGTTCATCCTCGACGTGCGCGAGCCACAAGAGTGGGAGATCGCCCGCATACCCGGCGCGACGCTGATTCCACTGGGACAATTGCCATCCCGCCTTCATGAGCTAAACAGCGCCGACGAGATCGTCTTGCACTGCAAGAGCGGTGTGCGCAGCGCCAAGGCCTATCGCCTGCTGTACGACGCTGGCTTCCGCAAAATCAAAAATCTCAAAGGTGGCATTCTGGCTTGGTCTGACCAAGTTGATCCAAGCGTACCAAAGTACTGACCGGCCCAGGCAGCCGGCATGCACGTCTCTCTTGGGGCCAGGGGCCAAGCAGGCGTGTTGTTCACTGTGCCAAAGTGGTGACCGGCTGACTGGCTGACCAGCCCAGGCAGGCAGGACGAGGCCAAAGCCTTTTGCCTGCGTCCGCCCTCGAACAGCGTCGGGTAGTATCCCCTGGTTAAGGGGCAAGAGGAGGCCAGAGTCTTTTGCCTGCATTCGCCTGCCTGCATCGCCTGTGATACAATCAGCCGCCACATGCCGGAACAGAGGCGCACAGCTACATGGTTGCTGTCCGGGCCTGACCAGAAGGGGCTGGTAGCCAAAATCGCCGGTTTTCTCTATCAGCACGGTGCCAACATCCTGCATGCCGATCAACACCAGGATTCATCTGTTGGCATGTTCTTTCAACGCATTCAGTTTGAACTGGACGGCATGGACTTGACTTTCGAGCAGGTGAAGCAGGCCGCCGACCCACTCGTTCAGGAGCTTGGCATGCGCTCCCAACTCCTCTCTAGCGAACAACGCAAACGCGTGGCCATTCTTGTCTCCAGACCCGGTCACTGCTTGCTGGACCTGCTGCTACGGGCACGCGCCGGCGAATTGCGCGGCGACTTCGTGCTAGTCATCAGTAATCACGACGACCATCGGGAGATGGTTACCGCCCTCGGATTGCCGTATTACACGTTCCCAATAACCAAAGAAACCAAACCTGAACAAGAACACGCGATCATCGAGCTGCTGCGTCGTGAATCCATTGATCTGGTCATCCTTGCTCGCTATATGCAGATTCTCGGCAAAGAGTTCGTCTCTGCTTTTCCGTATCGAATCATCAATATCCACCATAGTTTTTTGCCTGCGTTTGTCGGCGCGAAACCCTACCACCAAGCCTATGAGCGTGGCGTTAAACTGATTGGGGCGACCAGTCATTACGTCACCGAAGAGCTAGATGCCGGCCCGATCATTGAACAAGAGACTGTGCGTGTATCCCATCGCGATTCGATTGAAGACTTGCTGCGCAAGGGCCGCGATTTGGAAAAACTGGTCTTAGCGCGCGCTGTACGCTATCACCTGGAAGATCGTGTGCTGGTTTATGCCAACAAAACAGTGGTGTTTGATTAGAGGAGTAAACTCCCGGTCGAATGACTCAATGAAATTCCGATCTCAAGGTAAGCTCACGCTCGATTGACTCAACAAAATTCCGGTCTCAAACTAAACTCACACCGACTGAGTAAACCCAATGCCTGCCTCAGGTCCGAACAAAGACGTCGCACTGCTCACCTAAATCTCGCGCCGCTGGCGTAATGATGGTTTTGCTGTTGACGTAGATTTTCTGGTGATTGGCAATGGCCCGTTTGACATCGTCTTCGCAGACGAAATCAACCGCTTTGGGCAGCGGGTTTTCAGTCCGTGTTGCTGGTTGCGCCGCCGGTGGGGCCGGCGGCACAGGAGGGTTTCCGGCTGGCGGCTCCTCGGCGCGACCCAACCGCGATGTCAGAACTTGTTCGACCAATGCCTCGATGGTTGAACGGTCAATGCGCCATCCTGACCGCTCTGGCGTCGAAGTCACAACAGCCGATCGAACTGGCACTGCCGCTGTCGGACGTGTTGCCGGCTGCGTCTCGAATGCAACCCGCTTGATGTCGAGCAAGTGGCGTGGTGAGATGTTATCCGAAGTGATGTTACCGCCCCAGGAACCACAACCGAGCGTCATGCTCGGCGATAAATCAGTGGTCAAGCCGATCGAGCCATGCGGCGCCGGTGTATTAACCACAATGCGGGAGGCCGGCTGGCGCAACGAGAACGCCTTGATGACGCTCCGATCGCGCGAATGCACGGCCAGCGTATGCCCGGTTCCACCAAAACGTAATATACGCTCACACAGCTCGGCTCCCGCTTTCCAATCCGGCACGGTGTAAAACGCCAGAATCGGCGAGAGCTTCTCCAATGAGAGCGGATATTCCTTGCCAACGCCATCGAGCTCGGCCACCAACACCCGCGTCTGCGGTGGAACTGAAAAACCGGCCATTTCAGCAATCTTTGTTGGGTATTGCCCAACGACCTTGGGATTGACCGTCAGCGAAGGCTGAATCACAACGGGGCCAAGCGCGTTGATCTCGTCTCGGCTGAGGAAGTATGCTCCCTGCGCCTTAAGGATTTCGCGCACTTGATCGGCAATCGGCGCATCAGCAACAATGGCCTGTTCCGATGAGCAAATGGTCCCATTGTCGAAGCACTTGCCGGTGAGTATATCGGTCACCGCTTTTTCCAGATCAGCGGAACGCTCGATAAAGGCTGGTACATTACCGGGTCCAACACCAAACGCTGGCTTGCCGCTACTGTAGGCGGAACGCACCAATCCCAAACCACCGGTGGCCAGAATTACAGCCGTGCGCCGATGCTTCATCAACTCCTGCGTGCCTTCGATGGTCGGATCGGTCATCCAGCTTATGGCATCAGGAGGCAGTCCTTCACGCACGGCGGCATCGCGCATAATACGGGCTGTTTCAGCAATGCAGCGGGCAGCATTCGGATGTGGGCTAACAACGATACAGTTGCGCGCCTTGAGCGAGATCAAAATCTTATAGATCGTTGTCGAGGTTGGGTTAGTCGTCGGAATGATGGCAGCGACAACGCCGCGTGGGTCAGCCATCTCAATGATGGTCTCTGTCTCAGCGATGATGCCCACCGTTTTCATCGTCTTGAAGGCCTCGTACACGTTGACGGCAGCGAAGCGATTCTTTTCAGCTTTATCAGCGGCAATACCATAACCGGTCTCTGCCACAGCCAGCTCGCCCAAGCGGTAAATCTCTGGACGCACAGCTTCAGACATTGCAGCACAGACGCGATCAATTTGCTCCTGAGAGAACTCAAGAAGGGCTCGCTGCGCCTCAGCCGCTCGGTTGACCAGGTCACGCGCCTGCTGGATGGACATCAAATCTTTATCGGTGAGCACAACTGTTCTCCCTTAGCGCCTTGCTCGGTGTCAGGCCGGCGGTGAGCCTTGCACGCAGTCTCGCACCGCAAGGCCAGACACGTTGACGTTACTTCTTGTCACTCTCGCTGAGGTTGCCTTGAGGAATGATGCGTTCGACCTCGGCATGGGGTCGAGGGATCACATGAACACTAATCAGCTCACCAACGCGCCGCGCGGCAGCCGCGCCCGCATCAGTCGCCGCTTTGACCGCACCCACATCACCACGAACAAAGACGGTCACGTACCCTGCGCCGATATACTCTTTCCCGACTAATCGAACATGCGCGGCCTTCACCATCGCATCGGCCGCTT encodes the following:
- a CDS encoding chorismate mutase, whose product is MRAVSDVTIEDWRRQIDEIDEQLIELLTRRAACSIEIGKLKHQMKLDIAAPEREQQVIERAVERSRGRLDEQTVRRLFSAILEESRRLQAEAGKQNSIEDQPERFTNSPDEGHV
- a CDS encoding type III pantothenate kinase, producing the protein MLLVIDVGNTNMALGVYREAELVTSWRLTTNRERTVDELGILCRNLFTLAGLEFQQIDGIVIGSVVPPLDFPLRKMAATYFKLDPLFVDASVPTGMPVRYDNPMEVGADRIADAVAALARYGSPCIVVDFGTATTFDVISQAGEYLGGVITPGITISAEALFLRAAKLPRVDLRRPHSVIGTSTISSIQSGLYYGYIGLVDGILERLQEELGGPAHVIATGGLAHLIGRACKYIQTIDDNLTLEGLRLIYERHVRQRQSSERSPV
- a CDS encoding cysteine synthase family protein translates to MIAELTVRQTIGLLDTIGNTPLLKLSNLAPARHGVEIYVKAEWFNPGGSVKDRAALNMIVEGERSGRLTPDKTILDATSGNTGIAYAMIGAAKGYRVKLCMPENASRERRRTLQAYGAELVLTDPLEGSDGAIREARRLYAENPEQYFYPDQYNNPANWQAHYHTTAVEIYRQTGGRITHFVAGLGTSGTFVGTGRRLKELSPGIQLISIQPDSSFHGLEGLKHMESAIVPGIYDPTLADVDMRVSTEESLDMVRRLAREEGLLVGLSSGAAAVGAMRVAQQLDRGLIVVIFPDGGDRYLSERFWDE
- a CDS encoding M67 family metallopeptidase, whose product is MRIKLTDKHRTAIALQAERTYPHECCGLLLGRELHGAKVVEDLWPCDNAWVESPQNRSLIPSEQVLQCDREARARGLEIIGFYHSHPNVPARPSEFDREHALPWWSYIIISVQNGKVAELRSWRLRDDRSQFDQEEIFT
- the moeB gene encoding molybdopterin-synthase adenylyltransferase MoeB yields the protein MSVKILIPTPLRPYTGNQPDVSVDGNTVDEALAQLTSQFPELKKHLYNESGQLRSFVNLYVDEEDIRYLEGGHTAIRDGQTISIVPSVAGGSTAVAVPSHEVELTHEEIKRYSRHLIMPEVSLEGQKKLKAARVLLIGAGGLGSPLGLYLAAAGVGHLGLVDFDVVDESNLQRQIIHTTPDVGRPKLDSARERLRAINPYVQIETYPTRLTSENALDLFAQYDIIADGTDNFPTRYLVNDACVLLGKPNVYGSIFRFEGQASVFYATEGPCYRCLYPEPPPPGLVPSCAEGGVLGILPGLVGLIQATETIKLILGKGEPLIGRLLLVDALGMKFRELKLHKNPDCPVCGLHPTITTLIDYEQFCGMQPEAEAVEDEAWEITPVELKRRLDRGEPLFILDVREPQEWEIARIPGATLIPLGQLPSRLHELNSADEIVLHCKSGVRSAKAYRLLYDAGFRKIKNLKGGILAWSDQVDPSVPKY
- the purU gene encoding formyltetrahydrofolate deformylase, coding for MPEQRRTATWLLSGPDQKGLVAKIAGFLYQHGANILHADQHQDSSVGMFFQRIQFELDGMDLTFEQVKQAADPLVQELGMRSQLLSSEQRKRVAILVSRPGHCLLDLLLRARAGELRGDFVLVISNHDDHREMVTALGLPYYTFPITKETKPEQEHAIIELLRRESIDLVILARYMQILGKEFVSAFPYRIINIHHSFLPAFVGAKPYHQAYERGVKLIGATSHYVTEELDAGPIIEQETVRVSHRDSIEDLLRKGRDLEKLVLARAVRYHLEDRVLVYANKTVVFD
- a CDS encoding aldehyde dehydrogenase family protein: MLTDKDLMSIQQARDLVNRAAEAQRALLEFSQEQIDRVCAAMSEAVRPEIYRLGELAVAETGYGIAADKAEKNRFAAVNVYEAFKTMKTVGIIAETETIIEMADPRGVVAAIIPTTNPTSTTIYKILISLKARNCIVVSPHPNAARCIAETARIMRDAAVREGLPPDAISWMTDPTIEGTQELMKHRRTAVILATGGLGLVRSAYSSGKPAFGVGPGNVPAFIERSADLEKAVTDILTGKCFDNGTICSSEQAIVADAPIADQVREILKAQGAYFLSRDEINALGPVVIQPSLTVNPKVVGQYPTKIAEMAGFSVPPQTRVLVAELDGVGKEYPLSLEKLSPILAFYTVPDWKAGAELCERILRFGGTGHTLAVHSRDRSVIKAFSLRQPASRIVVNTPAPHGSIGLTTDLSPSMTLGCGSWGGNITSDNISPRHLLDIKRVAFETQPATRPTAAVPVRSAVVTSTPERSGWRIDRSTIEALVEQVLTSRLGRAEEPPAGNPPVPPAPPAAQPATRTENPLPKAVDFVCEDDVKRAIANHQKIYVNSKTIITPAARDLGEQCDVFVRT
- a CDS encoding BMC domain-containing protein — its product is MTLEALGMVETKGFVGAVEAADAMVKAAHVRLVGKEYIGAGYVTVFVRGDVGAVKAATDAGAAAARRVGELISVHVIPRPHAEVERIIPQGNLSESDKK